A single region of the Lactobacillus xylocopicola genome encodes:
- a CDS encoding gluconeogenesis factor YvcK family protein, producing the protein MTTGATRTVWITKSRRPKVVVIGGGTGLPVVLNSLKDQDAEITAIVTVSDDGGSSGSLRNYINVVPPGDIRNVLVSLSDISQEEKDIFQYRFDSSDSFFSGHAIGNLIIAALNEMHGNIFDAVQSLSKMMQVDGYVYPASNEPLTLNAEFVDGTVQVGEKEITDMDKRIKRVWVTNTKSADQPEAVQPVLEAIEQADAVVLGPGSLFTSILPNLMIPNLGEAVRKTRAEVIYICNIMTQLGETDHFSDSEHVGVINQHLGGNYITTTLVNGAKIDMSKFDPADYDAYIEPVKNDFAGLRQQGCRVITDDFIDQHSGLVFHDGQKVAQEIINLAYAAMARKKG; encoded by the coding sequence ATGACTACAGGAGCTACAAGAACGGTCTGGATAACCAAAAGCCGCCGACCCAAGGTGGTTGTCATCGGTGGTGGAACTGGCCTGCCCGTTGTTTTAAACTCGTTGAAAGATCAGGATGCAGAAATTACGGCGATTGTGACCGTTTCAGATGATGGTGGCTCATCTGGATCGCTGCGTAATTACATTAACGTGGTGCCACCTGGCGATATTCGTAATGTGTTGGTTTCCTTAAGTGACATTAGTCAAGAAGAAAAGGATATTTTTCAATATCGGTTTGATTCTTCTGATTCCTTCTTTTCTGGACATGCGATTGGAAATTTGATTATTGCAGCGTTAAATGAGATGCACGGTAATATTTTTGATGCCGTACAATCATTGTCAAAGATGATGCAAGTTGATGGATACGTCTATCCAGCCTCAAACGAACCCTTAACTTTAAATGCTGAGTTTGTTGATGGCACTGTTCAGGTGGGTGAAAAAGAAATAACTGACATGGACAAGCGGATTAAACGGGTTTGGGTTACCAATACTAAGTCGGCTGACCAGCCTGAAGCCGTTCAGCCAGTTTTGGAGGCGATTGAGCAGGCAGATGCAGTTGTTCTGGGACCGGGAAGTTTATTCACGTCGATTTTGCCTAACCTAATGATTCCCAACTTGGGCGAGGCCGTGCGGAAGACCCGAGCAGAAGTGATTTATATTTGTAATATCATGACCCAGTTGGGTGAAACCGACCACTTTTCTGATAGTGAGCATGTTGGCGTAATTAATCAGCATCTAGGTGGTAACTACATCACAACCACTCTGGTAAATGGCGCCAAGATTGACATGTCCAAGTTTGATCCAGCTGATTATGATGCCTACATTGAACCAGTCAAAAATGATTTTGCCGGTTTGCGTCAGCAAGGGTGCCGGGTTATTACTGATGACTTTATTGATCAGCACAGTGGCCTGGTTTTTCATGATGGTCAAAAAGTGGCCCAAGAGATTATCAACTTAGCCTACGCTGCGATGGCGCGCAAGAAGGGGTAG
- the whiA gene encoding DNA-binding protein WhiA translates to MASYASKVKKELTSLPIHAEHAKAELAAFLRMNGVLNFHDRKFSLDITTENPAIARRIFSLIKSAYGIEPLLIVSRKMKLKKNNQYLVRLQYHVREILTNLEILSPAAGIITRIPPRITASREGAMSYLRGAFLASGSVNNPTTSRYHLEIYSAYADHNEDLLKLMNHYFQLNAKSTQRRRGYIVYLKEAEKIGDFLHIVGALNAMLAFEDLRIMRDMRNSVNRLVNCDTANLKKTATAAAKQVEDIELLERKIGIDNLPEKLQGLARLRLANPELSLKEVAEQVPDGPISKSGVNHRFKKIHELAKNLGE, encoded by the coding sequence ATGGCAAGCTATGCAAGCAAAGTGAAGAAGGAGCTAACGTCGCTGCCGATTCATGCTGAGCATGCAAAGGCAGAATTGGCCGCCTTTCTGCGGATGAACGGCGTTTTGAATTTTCATGATCGGAAGTTTAGTTTGGATATTACAACGGAAAATCCGGCCATTGCACGGCGCATTTTTTCCCTAATTAAGAGTGCATATGGAATTGAGCCACTATTAATTGTTTCGCGCAAGATGAAGTTGAAAAAAAATAATCAATACCTGGTGCGTTTGCAGTACCATGTCCGCGAAATTTTGACTAACTTGGAAATTTTGTCGCCAGCCGCCGGTATCATTACCCGCATTCCGCCACGGATTACGGCATCGCGTGAGGGTGCGATGTCGTACTTGCGGGGGGCCTTTTTGGCCAGTGGCAGTGTCAATAATCCGACTACTAGTCGCTATCACTTAGAAATTTATTCAGCGTACGCCGACCATAATGAAGACTTGCTAAAACTGATGAACCATTATTTTCAACTTAATGCCAAGTCGACCCAGCGCCGGCGGGGTTATATCGTTTACTTAAAAGAAGCAGAAAAAATCGGCGACTTTCTTCATATCGTTGGCGCACTAAATGCAATGCTAGCCTTTGAAGACCTACGCATCATGCGTGACATGCGGAATTCGGTCAACCGCTTAGTTAACTGTGACACGGCTAACTTGAAAAAAACAGCCACGGCTGCAGCTAAGCAAGTTGAAGATATCGAACTCCTTGAACGTAAAATAGGTATTGATAACCTACCAGAAAAGCTGCAAGGACTAGCTCGGCTGCGCCTGGCTAATCCTGAATTATCTTTGAAAGAGGTAGCGGAACAGGTGCCGGATGGGCCAATTTCAAAATCAGGGGTCAACCACCGGTTCAAAAAAATACATGAACTGGCTAAGAATCTAGGAGAATAA
- the clpP gene encoding ATP-dependent Clp endopeptidase proteolytic subunit ClpP, with amino-acid sequence MLVPTVIEQTARGERAYDIYSRLLKDRIIMLSGEINDDMANSIIAQLLFLDAQDNTKDISLYINSPGGVITSGLAIMDTMNFIKSDVSTIAIGMAASMASILLTSGTKGKRFALPNSTVLIHQPLGGAQGQQTDIQIAANEILKSREKINNILHETTGQPLEKIQKDTERDNYLTAPEAKDYGLIDEIMVNQKK; translated from the coding sequence ATGCTTGTACCTACAGTTATTGAGCAAACTGCACGTGGTGAACGTGCTTACGACATTTATTCACGTTTATTAAAAGACCGCATTATCATGTTAAGCGGTGAAATTAATGATGACATGGCTAATTCTATTATTGCCCAGTTACTATTCCTTGATGCCCAAGACAACACTAAGGACATCTCCCTGTATATTAACTCGCCCGGTGGTGTCATTACTTCAGGTCTAGCCATCATGGACACCATGAACTTCATTAAGTCGGATGTCTCAACCATTGCAATTGGGATGGCAGCTTCAATGGCTTCTATCCTGTTGACCAGCGGAACCAAGGGAAAGCGGTTTGCCCTCCCTAACTCTACTGTCTTGATTCACCAGCCGCTAGGCGGTGCACAGGGTCAGCAGACTGACATTCAGATTGCGGCTAACGAAATTCTAAAAAGTCGTGAAAAGATTAACAATATCTTGCATGAAACAACCGGCCAGCCCCTCGAAAAGATCCAAAAAGATACCGAGCGTGACAACTATCTGACTGCACCAGAGGCCAAAGATTATGGTCTAATTGATGAAATCATGGTCAACCAAAAGAAATAG
- a CDS encoding SH3-like domain-containing protein: MKLFKKIATIAIALIGGLVITTKLSTTAVFAAESDNTQSQTQTQTPQDDSSQPSEDDDDTGGTTNTGTASGNQITQPKKEPKQVVTGYAMMTKVAGNKNYAVWKNVNNGKVSQKVADGINYRYSHIQSDQLIETKKYRYWRIYVNGREVGYVNENYFARNQIAVPKKVTLVRNEFYSFSPRDAISYVTNYMGTVIDNSQVKVSRESISCATPKTYQVKFTYGTATATLIVTIRKSTKEGVADAAETNAVEAKPGTNDYKAWKTHYGSSINYISPTEYSPETDKHVLTSGKMTLKTKFYQPVLLSVKDPTDDDINRVGHIPEGVTVSNGWAYTSLLSHTYLSSGHIVGYDLNKLTNPYNAQRLLEMSQKDFNNYVKHIKVSPYIPIGHGQAMGSSDKYIYVLNNDNTLKESSDSEELIQIRKSDLQINKIWTIKTWVGDENNPRYFQNGVMISDDDMYTVYHDTKNNCYEYWELTRKGDNWYPKLVGKTDGNFVNNNSPVQGFTYDPVNRNFYLAFNDLIFKIGRDGTLKDTYSFDTGREIEGISVNDGKLYVNLAQRAELLVSMNID, encoded by the coding sequence TTGAAGCTTTTTAAGAAAATTGCAACGATTGCGATTGCGTTGATTGGAGGGCTGGTCATTACGACCAAGCTTTCAACAACGGCGGTCTTTGCGGCAGAGTCTGATAATACTCAGTCGCAAACGCAAACACAAACGCCGCAAGATGATTCGAGTCAGCCGTCAGAAGACGATGACGATACAGGCGGTACCACTAATACTGGAACGGCCAGTGGGAATCAAATCACTCAGCCTAAAAAGGAGCCCAAGCAAGTGGTTACTGGTTATGCCATGATGACCAAGGTTGCTGGTAACAAGAATTATGCGGTTTGGAAAAATGTTAATAATGGTAAGGTTAGTCAAAAAGTTGCTGACGGAATTAATTACCGTTACAGCCATATCCAGTCGGATCAACTGATTGAAACTAAGAAATACCGCTATTGGCGTATTTATGTTAACGGGCGTGAAGTGGGTTATGTTAATGAAAACTACTTCGCCAGAAATCAGATTGCTGTTCCTAAAAAGGTGACTTTGGTAAGAAATGAGTTTTATAGCTTTTCTCCTAGGGATGCAATTTCCTATGTAACTAACTATATGGGAACAGTTATTGATAATAGCCAAGTAAAAGTTTCGCGCGAAAGTATTTCTTGTGCTACACCCAAAACTTACCAGGTTAAGTTCACCTATGGGACAGCTACGGCCACCCTCATAGTGACAATCAGAAAGAGTACCAAAGAGGGGGTTGCTGATGCTGCCGAAACGAATGCGGTTGAGGCTAAACCAGGAACTAATGACTATAAGGCTTGGAAGACCCACTATGGTTCGTCCATCAACTATATTAGTCCAACTGAGTACAGTCCTGAAACAGACAAGCACGTCTTAACCAGTGGTAAGATGACGCTTAAAACTAAGTTTTACCAACCGGTTCTGCTGAGCGTAAAGGACCCAACCGATGATGATATTAACCGAGTTGGGCATATTCCTGAAGGAGTTACTGTTTCTAATGGTTGGGCCTACACTAGCTTGTTAAGTCATACTTACTTAAGCTCAGGCCACATTGTTGGTTATGACTTGAACAAGTTGACTAATCCATACAATGCGCAACGCTTACTGGAAATGTCGCAAAAGGACTTTAATAACTATGTCAAGCACATTAAGGTTAGTCCGTATATTCCAATTGGCCACGGTCAGGCAATGGGTTCTAGTGATAAGTACATCTATGTTTTGAATAATGACAACACGTTAAAGGAGTCATCTGATTCTGAAGAATTGATTCAAATCCGCAAGAGCGACTTGCAGATTAACAAGATTTGGACAATTAAGACTTGGGTTGGTGATGAAAACAACCCACGTTACTTCCAAAATGGCGTGATGATCTCAGACGATGACATGTACACGGTTTACCATGATACTAAGAATAACTGCTATGAATACTGGGAATTAACCCGGAAGGGTGACAACTGGTATCCCAAGCTAGTTGGTAAGACTGATGGCAATTTTGTTAACAACAACTCGCCTGTTCAAGGGTTTACCTATGATCCAGTGAATCGGAACTTCTACTTGGCCTTTAATGATCTGATTTTCAAAATTGGTCGTGACGGAACCTTGAAAGATACATACTCCTTTGACACCGGTCGGGAGATTGAAGGAATATCAGTTAATGATGGTAAACTTTACGTCAACCTGGCACAACGTGCTGAGTTGCTAGTAAGTATGAACATTGATTAA
- a CDS encoding Fur family transcriptional regulator, with protein sequence MADQLNEAETLLRKNQLKVTQPRLKILHYLMTHHNHPTADTIFKAISGSVPAYRATVYNTLNKLVEAGVVIEIKNGDESLHYDFFVEPHFHIICTQCGRIADVFYPNFDAVEGRMRTEAERQTAYVTSSSHLEIFGICPECQAKTQKNKS encoded by the coding sequence ATGGCAGACCAGCTTAATGAGGCTGAAACCTTGCTTAGAAAGAACCAGCTTAAGGTAACTCAACCCCGACTAAAAATTTTGCATTATCTGATGACCCACCACAATCATCCAACCGCAGATACTATCTTTAAGGCCATTAGCGGCAGCGTTCCTGCCTATCGCGCTACTGTCTACAATACACTGAACAAGCTAGTTGAAGCTGGCGTAGTAATTGAAATCAAAAATGGCGATGAATCACTCCACTATGATTTTTTCGTCGAACCGCACTTTCACATTATCTGTACCCAGTGTGGACGGATTGCCGATGTCTTTTATCCCAACTTTGACGCGGTTGAAGGTCGCATGCGCACGGAGGCAGAACGGCAGACCGCTTATGTCACTTCCTCCAGTCATCTGGAAATTTTTGGCATTTGTCCCGAATGTCAAGCAAAGACACAAAAAAACAAGAGCTAA
- a CDS encoding APC family permease, protein MNESPKKSQKMMWTTLATMAFSIVWSFGNVVNGFIYFDGTKVIFSWILIFLLFFIPYSLMVGELGSVFKESEGGVSSWINATMGPKWAYYAGWTFWAVHVVYISSKGTGGLRGMAWGIFGNTTWYDSISTSWTQLATLAVFLFFCWVASRGVPVIKTLSTIAGSSMFIMSILFIIMMFAAPAINPHGNFMSFSWNWKSFIPDFNVKYFTSLSILVFAVGGAEKISPYVNKLKDPSRNFPKAMLGLAVMVMVSAILGTIALAMMFDPKAVNGHLNEYISNGPYMAFGKLGEYYGVGGLFMYIYAWCNVIGQFSTLVISIDAPLRMLLGSKEAKDFIPQKLLKVNKHGAYINGIWMVICLSGGLIALQALMPNAQDIMAQLVKLNSIVMPMRYLWVFVAYIALRKQIKQFQNSDSYQMTKHQGLAYSAGVWGFAVTIGACLLGIYSTDPFTLALNIATPVVLFLLGLILPTIKHYQETKAKG, encoded by the coding sequence ATGAATGAATCACCCAAAAAATCCCAAAAAATGATGTGGACCACCCTGGCAACAATGGCTTTTTCCATTGTCTGGAGCTTTGGTAACGTCGTTAATGGGTTCATTTACTTTGATGGCACCAAAGTCATCTTCAGTTGGATTTTGATCTTTTTACTGTTCTTTATTCCGTATTCATTGATGGTGGGGGAATTAGGCTCTGTATTCAAAGAATCTGAGGGTGGCGTCTCTTCCTGGATCAATGCCACTATGGGGCCTAAGTGGGCTTATTACGCCGGCTGGACCTTCTGGGCCGTTCACGTTGTTTATATTTCTAGTAAGGGTACTGGCGGTTTAAGAGGAATGGCCTGGGGGATCTTTGGTAATACCACCTGGTACGACAGTATTTCGACCTCTTGGACCCAACTAGCCACCCTAGCCGTCTTCCTCTTCTTCTGCTGGGTTGCCAGTCGCGGTGTCCCAGTTATTAAAACTCTGTCAACCATTGCTGGCAGTTCCATGTTTATCATGTCGATTTTGTTCATCATTATGATGTTTGCAGCTCCGGCGATTAACCCTCACGGCAACTTCATGAGTTTTAGTTGGAATTGGAAGAGCTTTATTCCCGATTTTAATGTCAAATATTTCACTTCCCTCTCAATTCTAGTTTTCGCTGTTGGTGGTGCCGAAAAAATCTCCCCCTACGTTAACAAGCTAAAGGATCCTTCGCGCAACTTTCCTAAGGCAATGTTGGGACTAGCTGTGATGGTAATGGTCTCAGCCATCTTGGGGACAATTGCTTTGGCCATGATGTTTGACCCCAAAGCAGTTAATGGCCACCTCAATGAATACATTTCCAACGGTCCTTACATGGCCTTTGGAAAGCTAGGTGAATACTATGGCGTCGGTGGCTTGTTCATGTATATCTATGCCTGGTGCAACGTCATCGGTCAATTCTCGACTTTGGTTATCAGTATCGATGCCCCACTAAGAATGCTCCTGGGTAGTAAGGAAGCTAAAGACTTTATTCCCCAAAAGTTACTGAAGGTTAACAAGCATGGTGCCTACATTAATGGTATCTGGATGGTCATCTGCCTCTCCGGTGGTCTGATTGCCTTGCAAGCTCTGATGCCTAATGCCCAGGACATTATGGCTCAACTGGTTAAGCTGAATTCAATTGTGATGCCAATGCGGTATTTGTGGGTCTTTGTTGCTTACATTGCGCTGCGTAAGCAAATCAAGCAATTTCAAAATAGCGACAGCTACCAGATGACCAAGCATCAAGGATTAGCATATTCAGCTGGAGTATGGGGCTTCGCAGTAACAATTGGGGCCTGCCTTCTAGGTATTTATTCAACCGATCCGTTTACCCTAGCCTTAAACATTGCCACTCCCGTCGTCCTATTTCTGCTGGGATTGATTTTGCCAACAATTAAGCATTATCAAGAAACAAAGGCTAAAGGCTAA
- a CDS encoding GW dipeptide domain-containing protein, translated as MGRNNKKKLVLASLVALVFLLLGNRVTAVSAKSYQKAITKVPGRSTYPVYQRVSKKGPKGKFTSTKHFKYAQIQSKQVLVTKKGTFWKIIVDGRPVGWVSQDYFTRNKISVAKRVSLVQNADFTFDTREAINYVADETGTAVDISKVSVSNPTINSGTPGRTIVTYRYGDAEASVPVTVRSNAKEGIVRAKKGPFLGPVAVPTWKGSSKSTSRNWNAKHNFTFETKPNTFYANGLTLRTELFQPRFVSLDYHQAADKMGQVGIVPEGIAVHGSNFTVAVFNSSKDQKGHLVSYDLKQIGKYQAQNLPGLKWKTFEKYAAHIKVSTYIKLGHGQAIGSSAKYLYVIANNNTAKNSIKSEEIMQIRKSDLKINQIWSFKIWNGTAKKHTGRYIHNATFVGNKTMYCLFHNGRKHRYEYWKVTRSGDTWTPVEIGATDSDFISNSSPVQGFTYDREHGQFYIGFNDYIFKVAKNGAHRETHRLNVKREIEGLSVSGNKLYVEFAQRGELTSGRTN; from the coding sequence ATGGGAAGAAATAACAAGAAAAAGTTGGTGTTAGCCAGCTTGGTTGCCCTAGTTTTTTTACTGCTTGGCAATAGGGTTACTGCAGTAAGCGCCAAAAGCTATCAGAAGGCTATAACAAAGGTGCCTGGAAGAAGCACCTACCCGGTCTACCAACGTGTTTCTAAAAAGGGGCCTAAGGGTAAATTTACTTCGACTAAGCATTTCAAATATGCCCAAATTCAGTCCAAGCAAGTGCTGGTAACTAAGAAGGGGACCTTTTGGAAAATCATTGTTGACGGGCGACCTGTCGGTTGGGTCAGCCAAGACTATTTTACCCGTAACAAAATCTCAGTTGCTAAAAGAGTCAGCCTAGTGCAAAATGCTGATTTTACGTTTGATACTAGAGAAGCAATTAACTATGTAGCGGATGAAACTGGTACTGCTGTTGATATCTCCAAGGTGTCTGTTTCCAATCCGACTATTAATTCAGGGACACCGGGCAGAACGATTGTCACCTATCGCTATGGTGATGCTGAAGCTAGTGTTCCTGTTACGGTACGGTCCAATGCAAAAGAAGGGATTGTGCGCGCTAAAAAGGGCCCTTTTTTAGGTCCAGTAGCCGTTCCAACTTGGAAGGGTTCTTCAAAGTCAACCTCACGAAATTGGAATGCAAAGCATAATTTTACTTTTGAGACCAAGCCGAATACCTTTTACGCCAATGGACTAACACTGAGAACTGAACTTTTTCAACCGCGTTTTGTCAGTCTGGACTACCATCAGGCAGCGGATAAGATGGGACAGGTGGGAATTGTTCCCGAAGGGATTGCTGTTCACGGTTCTAATTTCACAGTGGCAGTGTTTAATTCAAGCAAGGATCAGAAAGGACACCTCGTTTCTTATGATCTGAAGCAGATTGGCAAGTATCAGGCGCAGAACTTGCCTGGCTTGAAATGGAAAACTTTTGAGAAGTACGCTGCACATATCAAGGTCAGTACCTATATCAAGTTAGGACATGGTCAAGCGATCGGCTCATCAGCTAAGTACCTCTATGTGATTGCTAATAACAATACCGCCAAAAATTCAATTAAATCGGAAGAAATCATGCAAATTAGGAAGTCAGACTTGAAAATCAACCAAATCTGGAGCTTCAAAATTTGGAACGGGACGGCCAAAAAGCACACCGGACGCTATATTCATAATGCTACCTTTGTTGGTAACAAGACCATGTACTGTCTGTTTCATAATGGTCGCAAGCACCGCTATGAATACTGGAAAGTCACCCGATCGGGGGATACATGGACACCAGTTGAAATTGGAGCTACTGATAGTGACTTTATCAGCAATTCGTCACCGGTTCAGGGCTTTACCTATGATCGCGAGCACGGTCAATTTTATATTGGCTTCAATGATTATATTTTCAAAGTTGCTAAAAATGGTGCCCATCGCGAAACCCATCGTTTAAATGTCAAAAGAGAAATCGAGGGCTTGTCGGTTTCAGGTAACAAGCTGTACGTCGAATTTGCTCAACGCGGCGAACTGACTTCTGGTAGAACTAACTAA
- a CDS encoding LBA0864 family S-layer associated protein: MRKNFKNKLLAASVLAMLGLLATGSNPQVNAKSYHKAVTKIAGSGTYAIYHHASKQGPSGKFTSTKYFKYSQIQSKQSISTSKGKFWKIIVNGRTVGWVSQDFFARNQISVAAKISLVQNPNFSFNPKDAINYVTDASGTAVNPSKVSVSTTSINSGTAGQTKVEYHYGTASASADVTVRADAKEGIASANKAPQKGPQAVPTWKGGSKSSSRNWNAAHHYTVETRANAFRSNGLTLRTKLFQPRFVSLGYHQAADSMGQVGAIPEGISIHGSNFTVALFNSSSSQKGHLVSYNLKQINKFKAQDLSNLKWSTFKKYSAHIKVSPYIKLGHGQAIGASAKYIYVIANNNTAKNSTASEEILQIRKSDMKINQVWSFRIWNGANGRYIHNATFVDDNTMYCLFHNGSNHLYEYWKVTRSGDTWTPVEVGATKTDFISNHSPVQGFTYDQKHQQFYIGFNDYIFKVAQNGTYRATHRLKVKREIEGMSVSGNKLYVEFAQRGELMAGKTK, from the coding sequence ATGAGGAAAAATTTTAAAAATAAGTTGCTAGCTGCGAGTGTCTTGGCTATGCTGGGACTGTTGGCTACTGGCAGTAATCCACAAGTAAATGCCAAGAGTTATCACAAGGCGGTTACCAAAATTGCTGGGAGCGGTACTTATGCAATATACCATCACGCTTCAAAGCAAGGGCCGTCGGGCAAGTTTACTTCAACCAAGTATTTCAAGTATAGTCAGATCCAGTCTAAGCAATCAATTTCAACGAGTAAAGGCAAGTTTTGGAAAATCATTGTTAATGGTCGTACTGTTGGATGGGTCAGTCAGGACTTTTTTGCTCGTAATCAAATTTCTGTGGCGGCGAAGATTAGCCTGGTGCAAAATCCGAACTTTTCCTTTAATCCGAAAGATGCAATTAACTATGTGACCGATGCTAGTGGTACTGCCGTTAATCCAAGTAAGGTTAGTGTATCGACGACCAGTATCAATTCTGGCACCGCTGGACAAACAAAGGTTGAATACCACTATGGGACAGCTAGTGCCAGTGCTGACGTGACAGTTCGGGCGGATGCAAAAGAAGGTATTGCTAGTGCAAATAAAGCTCCTCAAAAGGGTCCTCAAGCAGTGCCAACCTGGAAGGGCGGTTCAAAATCTTCATCACGAAATTGGAACGCTGCGCACCACTATACGGTTGAAACTAGGGCAAATGCCTTTAGGTCTAACGGGTTAACGCTTCGAACCAAACTTTTTCAGCCGCGGTTTGTCAGCTTAGGTTATCACCAAGCAGCTGATTCGATGGGTCAGGTCGGAGCGATTCCAGAGGGTATTAGCATTCACGGCTCCAACTTTACGGTTGCTCTCTTTAACTCAAGCAGCAGTCAAAAGGGCCACCTGGTTTCATATAACTTAAAACAAATCAATAAGTTCAAAGCACAAGATCTTTCGAATCTTAAGTGGTCCACCTTCAAAAAATATTCTGCTCATATCAAGGTGAGCCCCTACATCAAGCTCGGTCATGGTCAAGCAATTGGTGCTTCGGCTAAGTACATTTATGTGATTGCTAATAACAATACAGCCAAAAACTCGACTGCCTCTGAGGAAATTTTGCAAATTCGCAAGTCAGATATGAAAATTAACCAAGTTTGGAGTTTCAGAATTTGGAACGGTGCCAATGGGCGCTATATCCACAATGCAACCTTTGTTGATGACAACACAATGTACTGCCTCTTTCACAATGGCAGTAACCACTTATACGAATACTGGAAGGTAACCAGAAGCGGTGACACTTGGACTCCGGTTGAGGTCGGTGCCACAAAGACCGATTTTATTAGTAATCATTCGCCAGTTCAGGGCTTTACTTATGACCAGAAGCACCAGCAATTTTACATTGGCTTTAATGACTACATTTTCAAGGTGGCCCAAAATGGCACTTACCGAGCAACGCACCGGCTGAAGGTGAAGCGCGAGATTGAGGGAATGTCAGTTTCAGGTAATAAACTTTATGTAGAATTTGCCCAACGAGGTGAATTAATGGCCGGCAAGACCAAGTAA
- the argF gene encoding ornithine carbamoyltransferase has translation MPKKDFIDTCDFSKAEMQYLIELGLKIKEAIAHGYYPQLLKNKSLGMIFDQTSTRTRVSAEAAMTELGGHALYLAPGQIQLGKGGHEGLADTSRVLGDLLDLLGARISSHEELTNLAKYSKAPVVSFMSDQDHPTQALGDLITIEEHLPVGKKLAEVKIVFVGDATQVAVSTMLFCAQMGMQFIQYGPQSKHMPKDLLARAKKLAAESGGLIEVSADDQVLKGADFIYTDVWYGLYDQEMGKEEYLKLFYPKYQVNEDLLQKTANPEVKFMHCLPANRGEEVTAAVLEGDSSIAWEQSENKKAAMRAIFVYLLNPQLKCPTKNEVKQLQADLDDLLAREI, from the coding sequence ATGCCTAAAAAAGATTTTATTGATACTTGTGATTTTTCCAAAGCGGAAATGCAGTATTTAATTGAACTAGGACTAAAGATTAAGGAGGCTATTGCCCACGGTTACTACCCTCAATTGCTAAAGAATAAGAGTTTGGGAATGATCTTTGATCAAACGTCCACTAGAACCCGGGTTTCTGCTGAAGCTGCGATGACCGAACTTGGAGGCCACGCATTATACCTGGCTCCCGGCCAAATTCAATTGGGCAAGGGTGGCCATGAAGGATTGGCCGATACGAGCCGTGTCCTTGGTGACTTGCTTGACTTACTTGGTGCTCGGATCAGTAGCCACGAGGAATTAACGAATTTAGCCAAGTATTCTAAGGCGCCTGTAGTGAGCTTTATGAGTGATCAAGACCACCCAACTCAGGCCCTGGGAGATTTAATTACTATTGAAGAGCATCTGCCAGTTGGAAAAAAATTGGCTGAGGTGAAAATTGTCTTTGTTGGCGATGCAACCCAAGTTGCCGTTTCCACAATGCTATTTTGTGCTCAGATGGGCATGCAATTCATCCAATATGGGCCCCAGTCCAAGCATATGCCCAAAGACCTTTTAGCACGTGCCAAGAAGCTTGCCGCTGAAAGTGGCGGCTTGATTGAGGTCTCAGCAGATGACCAGGTTTTAAAAGGAGCCGACTTCATCTATACGGATGTGTGGTACGGTTTGTATGATCAGGAAATGGGTAAGGAAGAATACTTGAAGCTCTTCTATCCAAAGTATCAAGTTAATGAAGACTTGCTACAAAAGACGGCTAATCCCGAGGTTAAATTTATGCACTGTTTGCCGGCTAATCGCGGCGAAGAAGTAACAGCGGCAGTTCTTGAAGGTGATTCGTCAATTGCCTGGGAACAATCCGAAAACAAAAAGGCCGCCATGCGAGCAATTTTTGTCTATTTGCTCAACCCACAGCTGAAGTGCCCCACCAAGAATGAGGTTAAGCAGCTCCAAGCAGACCTGGACGATTTATTGGCTAGAGAAATATAA